Proteins encoded in a region of the Halosimplex halophilum genome:
- a CDS encoding helix-turn-helix domain-containing protein — protein sequence MKHVRVTAGVDGSRAPPLLDRLATAAAVDRARVIDWNLVADDATLLLAVDGDPAPLVDAAGETPGVERCEVVGSESGRSSGARDSPARLVLHVDRSTVPVFSCLAAALESGGLVVRTPVVFRDGEVHATVVGDPDPLQAAFERRGDDIDVRIDGISPTPAAPESTGGSLTERQREAVAAANRLGYYETPRAATHADVAAELGCSPQTAGEHLRRAEAKLADAALDEVGPER from the coding sequence GTGAAACACGTCCGCGTCACCGCCGGGGTGGACGGCTCGCGGGCGCCGCCGCTGCTCGACCGGCTGGCGACGGCGGCGGCCGTCGACCGCGCCCGGGTCATCGACTGGAATCTCGTCGCGGACGACGCGACCCTCCTGCTGGCCGTCGACGGCGACCCCGCCCCGCTGGTCGACGCCGCGGGCGAGACCCCCGGCGTCGAGCGCTGCGAGGTCGTCGGGTCGGAGAGCGGGCGTTCCAGCGGGGCCCGCGACTCGCCGGCCCGCCTCGTCCTCCACGTCGATCGGTCGACGGTGCCGGTCTTTAGCTGTCTCGCAGCCGCGCTCGAATCCGGTGGCCTCGTCGTCCGGACGCCGGTCGTGTTCCGCGACGGCGAGGTCCACGCGACGGTCGTCGGCGACCCCGACCCGCTCCAGGCCGCCTTCGAGCGCCGGGGCGACGACATCGACGTGCGGATCGACGGGATATCCCCGACGCCGGCCGCCCCCGAGTCGACGGGCGGATCGCTGACCGAACGCCAGCGCGAGGCCGTCGCGGCGGCGAACCGGCTGGGCTACTACGAGACGCCGCGGGCGGCCACCCACGCCGACGTGGCCGCCGAACTCGGCTGTTCCCCACAGACCGCGGGCGAGCACCTGCGGCGTGCGGAGGCGAAACTGGCCGACGCCGCGCTCGACGAGGTCGGCCCCGAGCGGTGA
- a CDS encoding ABC transporter ATP-binding protein: protein MNEAPSLAARDVRKEYGGVTALSGVDLAVDGPEILGLAGPNGSGKTTFIRCLLGLERPTAGETRVGGTPSGSFEAADRERLGYMPQHAAVYDDLTVRENVAFFARLYGVAGRGARRAGESRSGDRSEETLDAAVERALDVVDLTDRADARIGELSGGMVRRASLACALVHDPDVLFLDEPTVGLDPRLRSAMWTEFRRRRDEGALVVVSTHYLGEATNCDRVCFLRNGRVLALDSPDGFLEATGADEMEEAFLALLDERDEADKQPAATGVPTGGREP, encoded by the coding sequence ATGAACGAGGCGCCATCGCTGGCGGCCCGGGACGTTCGCAAGGAGTACGGGGGCGTGACGGCGCTCTCCGGCGTCGACCTCGCGGTCGACGGGCCGGAGATACTGGGGCTGGCCGGCCCGAACGGGTCGGGGAAGACGACGTTCATCCGCTGTCTGCTCGGCCTGGAGCGGCCGACGGCGGGCGAGACGCGTGTGGGCGGGACGCCCTCCGGGTCGTTCGAGGCGGCCGACCGCGAGCGCCTGGGGTACATGCCCCAGCACGCGGCGGTGTACGACGACCTCACCGTCCGCGAGAACGTCGCGTTCTTCGCGCGCCTCTACGGCGTGGCCGGCCGCGGGGCGCGACGGGCGGGCGAGTCGCGGAGCGGCGACCGGAGCGAGGAAACCCTCGACGCGGCGGTCGAACGCGCCCTCGATGTCGTGGACCTGACCGACCGGGCCGACGCCCGGATCGGCGAGCTCTCGGGCGGGATGGTGCGCCGTGCGAGTCTCGCGTGCGCGCTCGTCCACGACCCGGACGTGCTCTTCCTGGACGAGCCGACCGTGGGGCTCGACCCGCGGCTCCGGTCGGCGATGTGGACCGAGTTCCGCCGGCGTCGCGACGAGGGCGCGCTGGTCGTCGTCTCGACGCACTACCTCGGCGAGGCGACGAACTGCGACCGGGTCTGTTTCCTGCGGAACGGCCGCGTCCTGGCGCTCGACTCGCCGGACGGGTTCCTCGAGGCCACCGGCGCGGACGAGATGGAGGAGGCGTTCCTCGCCCTGCTCGATGAACGCGACGAGGCGGACAAACAACCGGCGGCGACCGGGGTCCCGACGGGAGGGCGCGAGCCGTGA
- a CDS encoding helix-turn-helix domain-containing protein, translated as MKRLRVSAAPDLEAAPEFFRLLAASDRASEARLLDWNLGPAEAGTLLYAVRGDPDGFRASATDTPGIDAVDVAETGSGEFYMLVDARPDAVPLFRRMVGAMTRAGLVVVTPVVYRDERVEGTIVGDPAALQATLDSVPDAVDVTVSEVGPFRGPPESPGARLSDRQREAVEAALDLGYYDHPSGATHEDIATELGCAPSTASEHLKRAEAKLARAALDEFGPAV; from the coding sequence GTGAAGCGCCTCCGCGTCTCGGCCGCGCCCGACCTCGAGGCGGCCCCCGAGTTCTTCCGGCTGCTCGCCGCGTCGGACCGCGCGAGCGAGGCCCGCCTGCTCGACTGGAACCTCGGGCCCGCGGAGGCGGGGACGCTCCTGTACGCGGTCCGGGGCGACCCGGACGGGTTCCGCGCGTCGGCGACGGACACGCCCGGTATCGACGCGGTCGACGTCGCCGAGACCGGGAGCGGCGAGTTCTACATGCTCGTCGACGCCCGCCCGGACGCGGTCCCGCTCTTTCGCCGGATGGTCGGGGCCATGACGCGGGCGGGCCTCGTCGTGGTCACGCCGGTCGTCTACCGCGACGAGCGCGTCGAGGGGACCATCGTCGGCGACCCGGCGGCGCTGCAGGCGACGCTCGATTCGGTCCCCGACGCCGTGGACGTGACCGTCAGTGAGGTCGGCCCGTTTCGGGGGCCGCCGGAGTCACCGGGGGCCCGCCTCAGCGACCGCCAGCGCGAGGCCGTCGAGGCGGCGCTCGACCTGGGGTACTACGACCACCCGAGCGGCGCCACGCACGAGGACATCGCGACCGAACTGGGCTGCGCCCCGAGCACGGCCAGCGAACACCTGAAACGCGCCGAGGCGAAACTCGCCCGGGCCGCGCTGGACGAGTTCGGCCCCGCGGTCTGA
- a CDS encoding ABC transporter permease, producing the protein MSAPDSAADAPGTDGPAPATPETGNTFLGDAWVNAKRWTRKAVHNPTAFLLEIVVATLSLVLFAAVFGDVGSVALTRAGFADVDYVTYLLPAVLVQATMGSAFSSGMGLVSDLESGMFEKTVVTPMSWTAVFAGKAAAELARIVVQLLVVLGLAVALGAGIETGAAGVAGVVAVCLLVGLLFMAVSNVVGLLARDDEVVNAASMLFMFPLLFLSPAFVPLSDDIEFVAAFNPVTYGVDAVRALVLGRDASTVLSISRFGGVADTVVPAVAVLVALNLVVGAVAVRLLARASSAEVV; encoded by the coding sequence GTGAGCGCTCCGGACTCGGCCGCGGACGCGCCGGGGACCGACGGGCCGGCACCGGCGACGCCGGAGACGGGCAACACGTTCCTCGGGGACGCCTGGGTCAACGCGAAGCGGTGGACGCGCAAGGCGGTCCACAACCCGACCGCGTTCCTGCTGGAGATCGTCGTCGCGACGCTCTCGCTGGTCCTCTTCGCGGCCGTGTTCGGCGACGTGGGGAGCGTCGCGCTGACGCGGGCGGGCTTCGCCGACGTGGACTACGTCACCTACCTCCTGCCAGCCGTCCTCGTGCAGGCGACGATGGGGTCGGCGTTCTCCTCGGGGATGGGGCTCGTGAGCGACCTGGAGAGCGGGATGTTCGAGAAGACGGTCGTCACGCCGATGTCGTGGACCGCGGTCTTCGCGGGGAAGGCCGCCGCCGAACTCGCCCGTATCGTCGTCCAGCTGCTCGTCGTCCTCGGGCTCGCCGTCGCGCTGGGCGCCGGGATCGAGACCGGCGCAGCCGGCGTCGCGGGGGTCGTCGCGGTCTGTCTGCTCGTCGGCCTGCTCTTTATGGCCGTCTCGAACGTCGTCGGCCTGCTGGCCCGCGACGACGAGGTGGTCAACGCCGCCTCGATGCTGTTCATGTTCCCCCTCCTCTTCCTCTCGCCGGCGTTCGTCCCGCTGTCCGACGACATCGAGTTCGTCGCGGCGTTCAACCCCGTCACCTACGGCGTCGACGCGGTCCGGGCGCTGGTCCTCGGCCGGGACGCGTCGACGGTGCTGTCGATTTCGCGGTTCGGCGGGGTCGCCGACACGGTCGTCCCCGCCGTCGCCGTCCTCGTCGCGCTGAACCTCGTCGTCGGCGCCGTGGCCGTTCGGCTGCTCGCACGCGCCAGCAGCGCCGAAGTGGTCTGA
- a CDS encoding ABC transporter ATP-binding protein yields the protein MSDETSRRTHRVENGADAPGADDRPLAVDAEGLELAYADGTRAVDGLTLSVPRGECFGFLGANGAGKTTTIKVLATLLEPTAGGVRVNGYDVTGERTRVRASVGYMAQETSVDEELTARENLAFACDAYGVPRGERADRIAELLDLVELSDVADTPAGNFSGGMKKRLDAATALVHDPSLVFLDEPTTGLDPKARNRLWDYFRRINDRGTTVFLTTQYLEEADRLCDRLAVLRDGRVVADGSPADLKRRVGGERLDLEIDGGPGAVESAAAVVRESAAEVRRESTAEAVRESAGVDGPDGDTGHPTAVEPSVETAGDTVRVSAPDAGDLGPDLLVALRDAGLSVTGFAVEEPTLDDVFLAIAEESADDPFDRESGRTSENAPESAERLEVDA from the coding sequence ATGTCCGACGAGACATCGCGACGGACGCATCGAGTCGAGAACGGCGCGGACGCTCCCGGCGCCGACGACCGACCGCTCGCCGTCGACGCCGAGGGGCTCGAACTCGCGTACGCCGACGGCACCCGGGCCGTCGACGGGCTGACGCTCTCGGTCCCGCGGGGGGAGTGTTTCGGCTTCCTCGGGGCCAACGGCGCCGGGAAGACGACGACGATCAAGGTGCTCGCTACGCTGCTGGAGCCCACGGCGGGGGGAGTTCGGGTCAACGGGTACGACGTGACCGGCGAGCGCACGCGGGTGCGGGCCTCGGTCGGCTACATGGCCCAGGAGACGAGCGTCGACGAGGAACTCACCGCCCGGGAGAACCTCGCGTTCGCCTGCGACGCCTACGGCGTTCCCCGCGGCGAGCGGGCCGACCGCATCGCCGAGTTGCTGGACCTGGTCGAGCTGTCCGACGTGGCCGACACGCCGGCGGGGAACTTCTCCGGCGGGATGAAGAAGCGACTGGACGCGGCGACGGCGCTGGTCCACGACCCCTCGCTGGTCTTCCTCGACGAGCCGACGACGGGGCTGGACCCGAAGGCGCGCAACCGCCTGTGGGACTACTTCCGGCGGATCAACGACCGCGGGACGACGGTCTTCCTGACCACCCAGTACCTCGAAGAGGCTGACCGCCTCTGCGACCGCCTCGCGGTGCTCCGCGACGGCCGCGTCGTGGCCGACGGGTCGCCGGCCGACCTCAAACGCCGGGTCGGCGGCGAGCGACTGGACCTCGAAATCGACGGCGGCCCCGGCGCCGTCGAATCGGCCGCGGCGGTCGTCCGCGAGTCGGCGGCCGAGGTTCGCCGCGAGTCGACAGCCGAGGCCGTCCGCGAATCGGCGGGCGTCGACGGCCCGGACGGGGACACGGGGCACCCGACCGCGGTCGAACCCAGCGTCGAGACGGCCGGGGACACTGTTCGCGTCAGCGCCCCCGACGCCGGCGACCTCGGGCCGGACCTGCTGGTCGCGCTCCGCGACGCCGGCCTGTCGGTGACGGGGTTCGCCGTCGAGGAACCGACGCTGGACGACGTGTTCCTCGCCATCGCCGAGGAGTCGGCCGACGACCCGTTCGACCGGGAGAGCGGTCGGACGAGCGAGAACGCTCCCGAATCGGCGGAGCGACTGGAGGTGGACGCGTGA
- a CDS encoding DUF5786 family protein, with protein MSMGAYDEVEHERRERKNGEVDMSDEDRRTEYRGEVEYDSDESTEELLDQFKEINS; from the coding sequence ATGTCGATGGGTGCATACGACGAAGTGGAGCATGAGCGCCGCGAGCGCAAGAACGGCGAGGTCGACATGAGCGACGAGGACCGCCGCACGGAGTACCGCGGCGAGGTCGAGTACGACAGCGACGAGTCGACGGAGGAGCTGCTCGACCAGTTCAAGGAGATAAATTCGTAA
- a CDS encoding DUF5784 family protein: MAGPVRFRRSTGRWDEQRVRQDLFAPLDDRFGARLTTPKIDGPRGYRARRFEMDNGDLALFAWNDDGAYWLGNTETPEALWRTEKETFDEAPYEVSRWAQRELTYDLQRQAPWLAAHEYVSWFFLPVLFSKDGRETTRAFFDRDAAGFPDATREEGLEFYERFLKTGVLDDHRYTMAAKLGTSERDEFSRMRATMGEFDAAKLLADAAIPFVPESEQDSGHALDFAVETPGGERLVEVTRPMAPRNRPAGTPIAALRRTVDSKTRDQLAIHDDAVLLVDCTSFRDDEWNPIRAERPSVGYQPTVVFRYRPDGRCEGYRHGDVPLDLDAAVEWV, encoded by the coding sequence ATGGCCGGACCGGTTCGCTTTCGGCGGTCGACCGGGCGCTGGGACGAGCAGCGGGTCAGACAGGACCTGTTCGCCCCGCTCGACGACCGCTTCGGCGCGCGACTGACGACGCCGAAGATCGACGGCCCGCGCGGGTACCGCGCCCGCCGGTTCGAGATGGACAACGGCGACCTGGCCCTGTTCGCCTGGAACGACGACGGCGCCTACTGGCTGGGCAACACCGAGACGCCCGAGGCGCTGTGGCGCACCGAGAAGGAGACATTCGACGAGGCCCCCTACGAGGTCTCGCGGTGGGCCCAGCGCGAACTCACCTACGACCTCCAGCGGCAGGCCCCCTGGCTGGCCGCCCACGAGTACGTCTCGTGGTTCTTCCTCCCGGTCCTGTTCTCGAAGGACGGCCGCGAGACCACCCGCGCGTTCTTCGACCGCGACGCCGCGGGCTTCCCCGACGCCACCCGCGAGGAGGGGTTAGAGTTCTACGAGCGGTTCCTGAAGACGGGCGTCCTCGACGACCACCGCTACACCATGGCCGCCAAGCTCGGCACCAGCGAGCGCGACGAGTTCAGCCGCATGCGGGCCACCATGGGCGAGTTCGACGCCGCGAAACTGCTGGCCGACGCAGCGATTCCGTTCGTCCCCGAGTCCGAACAGGACTCCGGGCACGCGCTCGATTTCGCCGTCGAGACGCCCGGCGGGGAGCGGCTCGTCGAGGTCACCCGCCCGATGGCCCCTCGCAATCGCCCCGCCGGCACCCCCATCGCCGCGCTGCGGCGCACCGTCGACTCGAAGACCCGCGACCAGCTCGCCATCCACGACGACGCCGTCCTGCTGGTCGACTGCACCTCCTTCCGCGACGACGAGTGGAACCCCATCCGCGCCGAGCGCCCTTCGGTCGGCTACCAGCCCACCGTCGTCTTCCGCTACCGCCCCGACGGCCGCTGCGAGGGCTACCGCCACGGCGACGTGCCGCTCGACCTCGACGCCGCCGTCGAGTGGGTCTGA